The Mycobacteriales bacterium region CTGCCAAGGAAGGGCCGTCCTCTTGATCGACTGTGCGCTGCGCCAACCAGCGAGGCCGGCGAAGGTAGCCGTCAAGCGCGTCCCGGCTGGTGGACGGGAGGCGGTGCGGCGAGCGCTCCATCGTCGAAGCCTCGCCTCGAGCCCGCTCGCGAGACCAGGCCGGGGCTGCCACCAGCGCAGGTGCACGGGGGTACAGCGGCGGACGGAGCGGGCACCGGTGCCGACCGCTCGACCAAGGTGCCGCGGTCCGAAGCGCCTCGCACTGTCAATGGGGAGGCTCTCGTGCTGACGGTGACTCAGCCGGCCGCCACGTTGATCGTCGGGCTGGTCACCGCGGCTGACCTGCCCAGACACGGTGGGCTGCGCATCGGCCGCAACCGCCACTGGAACAGCCTTCACTTGAGCCTTGCCGCTGGCCCCGCGCCCCACGAGTCGGTCCTGATAGAGCACGACGCCTCGGTGTTCATCGACCGCGGGGTGGTGTCACGCGTGCAGCATCACGTCCTGGACGCGATTCACGAACCCCACTGCTCGGCCTTCTTCCTGCGCAAGCCCGAGCTGCGCCAGCACGACGCGCTCGCTGGACTACTGGGCCTCTTGTGGGCCGGTATCGGGCGGACCTCACGATGACAGTCGGCGCGTACGTGCTGCGGCAGGCCGCGTTCGCTGTGGCGTTGACCTTGAGGCTGTTTCTCGCCGGCAGTCAACATGAACCGGCTGGGCAACCATGAGCGACAACAACATGTGGGCGCGCCGGACCATCGTGCTGATCGGCGACCGCGCCAGCCCGCACCTCATCTGCAACGACGGGGAGGCTGCAGGCTGCCGCATCCTCTCCATCAAGGCTGGTTCTCCGACTGCACAACACGACAGGACCTACGTCGTGCGTGGCGCGGTGCCACCAGCCGATGGGGTCCCCCTGACGTCGAGAGCGGCACTCCAGGACCCGCAGGCCGAGGACCTGGTTCGCGCTCCTGAACCCCACCGCCATGGGCAACGCTCGTGTCCTCCGCGGGAAGCACCTGAGCGCCTGGGCATCGCAGTGGAGTCAGAGAACCCCGGCGATCACTGGCACACCGACCTCATCACCTGGGGCCTTCCGGTGTTCGGGGAGCCGGTGGACGGGCTGCTGCGCGAAGTGTTCGGACAGGGCGGCGCCGGCGCACTTGATGGCGATCCATCCGTCGCTCTCATCGATCTGCTGTGGCCATCGAACGGTCGGCGCCTGGTTCCCACAGACACCCAACTGGACCACCTGGCTGCTCAGCTGACCCTGCTTCTCGACTCACTGCGCAGGAGCCCGTCCGCGCAGGAAAGTGCACGTCGCAGTCGTTGGCGGTGGCCAGGGCGGCCAGAAGCCGCAGCCCCCACTGGTTGACGCAGCCCAACTGCGGCTGGGGTTGGTCGGCTGGGTGGTGGTTGAGGGGGCACTGCCTTGCAGGGCCGGAGCGGGCCATCACCGAGATGACGCCAGAGGGCTATGGACCGCTGGCCCTCCGACCCGCAGAGTGGCACGCATGTCCGCGCCTGACCCCGCTGACCCTGACCGCTGGGCACCTCCGGGTGCCCACCCGTCTCGGCCCCCCTCCCCTTGCCCGTCCTGCGGCCAGCCCGCCCCCCCGCGGCGTCGCTTCTGCACCGAGCAGTGCCGCACCGCACTGCACCGGATCCGCCGCACCGAGGCCGACATCTCCCGGCTGGACGAGCTGGTGGCGACCGCCTCAGACGACGCCCAGCGCGCCACCTACGCCCGCCGGCTCGCCGAGCTGCAGTCCAAGGCGGTCGCGCGTTCCGAGCGTCTCGCGGAGCACCGCGAGGCGCTGCTGGCCGAGCTCGAGCGCAGTGGCGAGCTGACCGGCTGATCAGCCGGTGCTCTCGAGCAGCGCTGCCATGGCCGCGCTGCCCCGCTCGATCGCCGGCCGCATCGTCGCGTCGAGGTGGAACGCCGACGAGTCGTACGACGGAGGCAGCGTCCCGCGCAGGTGCCAGTCGAGCGCGAGCAGCCGCGGGTAGTAGCCGCCACCCATGCAGAAGACCGCGTCGTAGGTCTTGCCCATGATCTCGTGGGAGTCGAGCGTCGTCGCGTGCTCGATCCGCAGGTCCGTCCCACCGGTCGCGGACGCGGCGAGGTGCAGCTCGATCTCGTCGACACCCCCGCCGAGGGAGACCAGCAGGAATGACGGCGGCTCGCACCGCACGATGACGCCGCTGCCCATGTTGACCTGCTCGAAGCTGCCGCCGACCCGCAGGTCGCCGGTGACCGGGACGTACCACCGGGCCAGCCGATCCGGGTCGGTGCAGGCGTCCCAAAGGTCCTCGACCGGCGCGTCGTAGTGGCGTCGCATCACCGCGACGCGAGCCTCGGCCCCGGAGGCGACAGGGCGCCGGACGAGCTCGGGCGCCGGCTCGGCCAGCTGCGTGTCGTCCGTCATCGGTCTCTCCTCGTAGTTGGCTTCTTGCCGCGGGCGAGCTCGGTGGCCAGCGCATCGAGCCGCTGCTCCCAGAATCGGCGGTAGGGCTCGAGCCAGCGGTCCACCTCGCGCAACGAGTCGGGCTGCACGGAGTAGAGCCGCCGGGTGCCGTCGGGCCGGACGGTCGCGAACCCGTTGTCCCGCAGCACCTTGAGATGCTGCGACACCGCCGGCTGACTGATGCCGAACTCCTCCTGGACGACCGCCCCGAGGTCACCGGCCGACCTCTCACCGTCGACGAGCAGCTCGAGCAGCCGTCGTCGGACGGGCTCCCCCAGGACCTCGAACGCGCGCACGCGACCTTTACATCCGTGAGCACTTAGCCCGGATCCACCGTCTGACGGGCGGTAGCGGCGTGCCGTAGACGTGCAAATGCCCTCTGTGCCAGGAGGATTGGTCTTGCGACGGACCGGATCTTCATGAGCAGAGAGGGCATCTGACGGGTGCGAGCATCTCACGACTTGAATCGGGTGTCGGTGAACTTCACCGACACCAATGTGGTCCCGAACGCGGGGTTGCTCCCGGCAGCGATGCTCGCGCAGCGTGTTGATCTTGCGGGGCTGGTTGAGGATCGGCTGCGGTTGGCTGAGCACGGGGCGAGCAGCGGGAGCAAGTCGCTCACGGTGATCGGGTCGATGCTCGCGGGCGGGGACAGCATCGACGACACCGCTGTGCTGCGGGCGGGTGCGGCGGGGTCGTTGTTCGATGACACTCGGGCGCCCTCGACGGTCGGGTCGTGGTTGCGGGCCCACAAGTGGTCCAACGTGCGGCAGCACGACGCGATCAGCCGTGAGCTCCTTGCGAGGTTGTGGGCGGCTGGTGCTGGCCCGGCTGATCTCAGTGCGCCGCTGACGTTGGACCTGGACTCCTCGATCGTGGGGGTCTTCGGTCGTGGGAAGCAGGGCGCGGAGTTCGGCTACACCAAGGTCCGCGGCTACCACCCGCTGTTCGCGACCTGCGCGCAGACTCAGATGGTGCTGTTCAGTCGGCTGCGGGGTGGCGCTGCCGGCTCGGCCCGGGGCGCGAAGAGCTTCCTGACCGAGACCGTCAGCCGGGTCCGCGGGGCCGGAGCGACGGGGCAGCTCACGGTCCGGGCCGACAGTGCGTTCTTCAGCAAGGCCGTGCTGCAGACCGCGGTGAAGTTCAAGGTTCGGTTCTCCGTGACAGCCCGTCAGGACAGCAAGATCCGCGCTGCCATCGATGCGATCGACGAAGCCGCGTGGCAGCCGATCCCGTACTGGCTGTCGACACCGGAAGTGTCCGGCGCTGATGTCGCGGAGACCAGCTACACCGCGTTCAGCGGGAAAGACGCCATGACGGTCCGGTTGATCGTGCGCAGGGTCCGGCCCACTCCTGGCAGTCAGCTCGCGCTGTTCACCTCCTGGGACTACCACGCGTTCGTGACCAACCGCGACGGTGAGTTCCTGGACCTGGAGGCCGACCACCGCCGGCACGCCGTGGTCGAGCAGCGCATGGCTGAGCTCAAGAGCGCCGGCCTCGCGCACCTGCCGTCGGGGAAGTTCAACGCCAACGCGGTCTGGCTCGCGCTGAGCGTGATGGCCCACAACCTCGGCCGCGCGGTCGGTCGCCTGGCTGGCGCCGAACTGGAGACCGCGACCATCGCGACCCTCAAGCGCAAAGTCTTCACCGTCCCTGGCCGTCTCGTCCGCAGCGCCCGACGCCTGACCCTGCGACTACCCGAGTCCTGGCCCTGGGCCCCACCCATCGAGGCAGCGATCGACAAGATCCACGCGATCCCGCTGCGCTGCTGAACAACCACCCCGCACCAACGATCAGGACCTCGGAGAAGCCGGCAGACCGGCAGCTCCCGCACGCCCACACCCGAGCCAAGCCCTCACACCCGAGCCTGCGCCGCCAATCACCCGATCACCCAGCCAGACGGTGGATCCGGGCTTAGATAAGTCAAGACGCACAACAGGGGTGGCCGGGGCGGCGCGAGAACACCCCTGGAAGGCAGCGTCGCCGCCAACGCTGGGCGGCGGAGTTGTGATAGTTCTGTCGCGACCACGCGGGGTCGAGTCCCGCCCGCCACACCCCAAGGAGCCCGGATGCGTCGCCTCAGCCTTGCCCTCGTCGTCGGTGCGACCGCCGTCGCGCCGTTGCTCGCTACGAGCGCTGCGGCAGCGCCGCCCGACCCGCTCGAGAAGGTCGACGTCTTCGTCCGCGGCGATGGCTCGGTCTGCGTGACCTACGACGACCTGTCGACGGTCTGCACGGCCTCCGTCGACTGACGGTCCTGCCGCTCGGCCGTCATCACCGGAGCTGAAGCTCCCCCATCTGGACTTGAACCAGAAACCCTGCGATTAACAGTCGCATGCTCTGCCAATTGAGCTATGGGGGACCGCGCCGGTCTCCCGGCAGCGAGACGAAAGCCTAGCGCACAGGAGCCCACGGGTTCGCCGTGGATCACGCACACTGGACCCGTGCTGGACCTGACCCGCGCTCTTGTCGCGGCCGCCTCTGCGATCGCGCTCGCGGGCGGCGTCGCCGTGGCCGTCCACGACGGGCCGCAGCGGGTCGACGCCGTCCCCGCCGGGGTCGCGAGCATCGTCCCGACGGCCACTCCGACACCCGCCGCGACGAAGAAGGCGGCCGCGCCGGCGCCGAGCAGGAAGGCCGTGCCGCAGGCCGCGCAGCCGCGACCGCTGCCGCCGGCGCCCCCACTGAGCGGCTGTCCCGCCGTACGCCGTCCGACCACCCCCGGCAAGCCCAAGCCCAAGCCCAAGCCCGTTCCGAAGGTCCTCGACGCCGACCTGCCGGCGGCGCTGCCGCCCGGCCCGAAGGCCACCGACCTGCGTGCTGTCAGCGGCAAGGGCGTCTGGGTGACGACCTTCGGCAAGACCCCGCTCGACGTCGAGGCGACCCTCGCCAAGGCCAAGCGCTCGGGTGCGCAGAGCGTCTGGGTCCGCACCGGCGGCAGCCGGCAGGGCTACTACGGCGACCAGTTCCTGCCACGGCTCGTCCCGCAGGCGCACGCCCTCGGGATGACCGTCGTCGCCTGGGACTTCCCCTTCCTGTCCGACCCCGTCGCCGACGCCGAGCGGGCCCGCAGGGCGCTCGCCGCAGGCATCGACGCCTTCTCCCCCGACGTCGAGACCAGCGCCGAGGGCACCTTCGCGACACCGCGCCGGGTGCAGCTCTACCTCAGCCTCGTCCGCAGGCACGCCGGCACCCGACCGGTCGTCGCGACGATCCCCCGGCCGACGCCCAAGCGCATCGCGTCCTTCCCCTACACCTCCTTCCCTGCCTACGCCGACGTCTTCGCGCCGATGGTCTACTGGTCGTGCAACGAGCCCGGGAAGCTGGTCGGCGAGTCCCTGGCCTTCCTCGGGAAGATGCTGCCGGTCCACCCCGTCGGGCAGGCCTACGACATGGGCACCGAGGGCGGGCGCCGCGGCACGCCGAGCCGCGCGGAGACCCTGCGCTTCCTCGACGCCAGCCGGCGCGGCGGCGCGATCGGCGCGGGGCTCTGGACGATCGAGCACGCGGGAGCGGCGCAGCTCACCGCCCTGAAGGACTACGCCTGGCGCTCCGACAACGGCCTGAAGAAGTAGTCCAGCGCCTCGAGCTGCTCGGTGTCGGGTGGCGGGGCCAGGGTGCGACGGGCGTACGCCGGCCCGACGAGCCAGCGGGCGAAGGTCTCCGCGAAGTCGCCCGCCGGTGAGCGCAGGTCGTCGCACCGGTCGCAGGGGTACCACGGCGTCGCCGGGTCGATCCCCCGCAGCCGCAGGTAGGCCGCCCGCATCTCCGGCGTCCCCGTCACGGCGTCAAGCGCGTGGCCGAGCTCGTGCGCGATGGTCGTGCGCAGGTCGCCCTCGGGCTGCTCCCGCCGCACGAAGACGGTGATGGTGCGCGTCCCCGCGTCGGTCAGCCCCAGGAAGCGCCCGCGGTAGGGCGCGAACTCCACGTCGAAGTAGAGCTCCTGCCACGGCCAGTCCAGGGAAGCGAGCGCCGCCTGTCCTCGACGGACCGCCTCGCTGGGGCGCGCGGTGCCCGACCGGGTGGCCCGCGTGCCTGGCGTCGTACGCCGTGGCAGGTCTGCGGGCTGGGACGGCACCGGCGCGACGTCGGGTGCGGGGGGCCGCAGGCCCGACCCGGACGGCAGCGCGAGGGTGCCGGCGAGGGGCGACCCGGCGAGGACGACCTCGACGCGCGGGTCGGACGCCCCGAGCGGAGCCGCAGCCGCGACGACCACGAGGGCACCGGCCAGCGCCGTGCGTCGCAGCGTCACCACGTGCCTCGAGCCCCCGCCCCACCCGGGCGCTGGCGGCCCGGGTGACGCGCAGCATGCCCGAAGGTGAGGAACGAGGCCAGCGGGGTAGGAGCCCTTCACCGAAGAGCACGACCCGCACACGCCCTGGAGGCCCCCGTGATCCGCAAGCTCAGCTTCTTCGTCGGCCTCGGCACCGGCTACGTCCTCGGCGCGAAGGCCGGTGAGCAGCGCTACACCCAGATCATGGACAAGGCCCGCGAGCTCGCCGGCATGCCCGCCGTGCAGGAGGCCACCTCGACGCTGTCGAGCGCCGCCGCGACCGTGGCCGGCAACGCCGCCGACAAGGCCAGGGCCGGCGTCGACAGCCTCGTCGACCTCACCAGCAGCACCCCCGACACCAACGGCACGGTCGGCGCCCCCGGCCCGACGCCGCAGGCCGGCAGCGCCGTG contains the following coding sequences:
- a CDS encoding IS1380 family transposase, yielding MNFTDTNVVPNAGLLPAAMLAQRVDLAGLVEDRLRLAEHGASSGSKSLTVIGSMLAGGDSIDDTAVLRAGAAGSLFDDTRAPSTVGSWLRAHKWSNVRQHDAISRELLARLWAAGAGPADLSAPLTLDLDSSIVGVFGRGKQGAEFGYTKVRGYHPLFATCAQTQMVLFSRLRGGAAGSARGAKSFLTETVSRVRGAGATGQLTVRADSAFFSKAVLQTAVKFKVRFSVTARQDSKIRAAIDAIDEAAWQPIPYWLSTPEVSGADVAETSYTAFSGKDAMTVRLIVRRVRPTPGSQLALFTSWDYHAFVTNRDGEFLDLEADHRRHAVVEQRMAELKSAGLAHLPSGKFNANAVWLALSVMAHNLGRAVGRLAGAELETATIATLKRKVFTVPGRLVRSARRLTLRLPESWPWAPPIEAAIDKIHAIPLRC
- a CDS encoding SRPBCC domain-containing protein, which codes for MTDDTQLAEPAPELVRRPVASGAEARVAVMRRHYDAPVEDLWDACTDPDRLARWYVPVTGDLRVGGSFEQVNMGSGVIVRCEPPSFLLVSLGGGVDEIELHLAASATGGTDLRIEHATTLDSHEIMGKTYDAVFCMGGGYYPRLLALDWHLRGTLPPSYDSSAFHLDATMRPAIERGSAAMAALLESTG
- a CDS encoding metalloregulator ArsR/SmtB family transcription factor produces the protein MRAFEVLGEPVRRRLLELLVDGERSAGDLGAVVQEEFGISQPAVSQHLKVLRDNGFATVRPDGTRRLYSVQPDSLREVDRWLEPYRRFWEQRLDALATELARGKKPTTRRDR